The following proteins are encoded in a genomic region of Shinella zoogloeoides:
- a CDS encoding TAXI family TRAP transporter solute-binding subunit — MKRSVLAAALGLALSVGTASAEGIERNIMTGGPQGTYIKIGHDIAALGAECGLKLNVVESAGSLENFVGVRNRRNTQFGIVQSDVLEYLKTFEANDPEVQKAVKGVRIMFPLYNEEIHVLARKDIAGMKDLAGKKIAVGKKDSGTFLTATLIMDILQVKPGERIDINPDDALPKLLSGEIDAFFYVAGAPAALFAGNTIDKAKFHLLPITEAPLLATYTPSRIEAGTYSFQDQPVDLVAVKAVMMTYDYDVKRNAYHRDSCKTVSDFSSLILTGLDKLKATGHPKWKTVDLTALPPGWQVGVCVKAGMAINYKPSCKAPAEKAGSGADDSNEEYLNLLKQRLQQ, encoded by the coding sequence ATGAAGCGATCTGTTCTTGCGGCCGCACTCGGCCTTGCACTTTCCGTCGGCACCGCATCGGCCGAGGGGATCGAGCGCAACATCATGACCGGCGGCCCGCAGGGCACCTATATCAAGATCGGCCACGACATCGCCGCGCTCGGCGCCGAATGCGGCCTGAAGCTGAACGTGGTCGAAAGCGCCGGCTCGCTGGAAAACTTCGTCGGCGTGCGCAACCGCCGCAACACCCAGTTCGGCATCGTGCAGAGCGACGTGCTCGAATATCTGAAGACCTTCGAGGCGAACGACCCGGAGGTGCAGAAGGCGGTGAAGGGCGTGCGCATCATGTTCCCGCTCTACAACGAGGAAATCCATGTCCTCGCCCGCAAGGACATTGCCGGCATGAAGGACCTCGCGGGCAAGAAGATCGCCGTCGGCAAGAAGGACAGCGGCACCTTCCTGACGGCGACGCTGATCATGGACATCCTGCAGGTCAAGCCCGGCGAGCGCATCGACATCAACCCGGACGATGCGCTGCCCAAGCTGCTCTCCGGCGAGATCGATGCCTTCTTCTACGTCGCGGGCGCGCCCGCCGCGCTCTTCGCCGGCAATACGATCGACAAGGCGAAATTCCACCTTCTGCCGATCACCGAAGCGCCGCTGCTCGCCACCTACACGCCGTCGCGGATCGAGGCCGGCACCTATTCGTTCCAGGACCAGCCGGTCGATCTCGTCGCGGTGAAGGCCGTGATGATGACCTATGACTACGACGTCAAGCGCAACGCCTATCACCGCGACAGCTGCAAGACGGTCTCGGATTTCTCCAGCCTCATCCTCACGGGTCTCGACAAGCTGAAGGCCACTGGCCATCCGAAATGGAAGACGGTGGACCTCACCGCCCTGCCGCCCGGCTGGCAGGTAGGCGTCTGCGTCAAGGCCGGCATGGCGATCAACTACAAGCCCTCCTGCAAGGCCCCGGCCGAAAAGGCGGGGAGCGGCGCGGATGACTCGAACGAGGAATATCTGAACCTCCTCAAGCAGCGGCTGCAGCAGTAA
- the glnA gene encoding type I glutamate--ammonia ligase: MTTANDILKQIKENDVKFVDLRYTDPRGKLHHITMDVSCVDEDMFADGVMFDGSSIGGWKAINESDMVMMPDPATAHMDPFFAQSTMVIFCDILEPVSGEAYNRDPRGTAKKAEAFLKASGIGDTVYAGPEPEFFVFDDVKYKADPYNTGFKLDSSELPSNDDTAYETGNLGHRPRVKGGYLPVPPVDSCQDMRSEMLTVLTEMGVTVEKQHHEVAAAQHELGVKFDTLVRSADKVQIYKYAVHQVANAYGKTATFMPKPIFGDNGSGMHVHLSIWKDSKPTFAGDEYAGLSESCLYFIGGIIKHAKAINAFTNPTTNSYKRLVPGYEAPVLLAYSARNRSASCRIPFGTGPKSKRVEIRFPDPLGNPYLGFAAMLMAGLDGIKNKIHPGKAMDKDLYDLPPKELKKIPTVCGSLREALENLDKDRKFLTAGGVFDDDQIDSYIELKMAEVMRFEMTPHPVEFDMYYSA, encoded by the coding sequence ATGACGACTGCCAATGACATCCTCAAGCAAATCAAGGAAAACGACGTAAAGTTCGTCGACCTGCGCTACACGGACCCCCGTGGCAAGCTGCACCACATCACGATGGACGTCAGCTGCGTCGATGAGGACATGTTCGCCGACGGCGTCATGTTCGACGGCTCCTCGATCGGCGGCTGGAAGGCCATCAACGAGTCCGACATGGTGATGATGCCCGATCCGGCAACCGCCCATATGGACCCGTTCTTCGCGCAGTCCACCATGGTCATCTTCTGCGACATCCTCGAGCCGGTTTCGGGCGAAGCCTATAACCGCGACCCGCGCGGCACCGCCAAGAAGGCCGAAGCCTTCCTCAAGGCCTCGGGCATCGGCGACACCGTCTATGCCGGTCCGGAGCCGGAATTCTTCGTCTTCGACGACGTCAAGTACAAGGCCGACCCGTACAATACCGGCTTCAAGCTCGACAGCTCGGAGCTGCCCTCCAACGACGACACCGCCTACGAAACCGGCAATCTCGGCCATCGTCCGCGCGTCAAGGGCGGCTACCTGCCGGTCCCGCCGGTCGACAGCTGCCAGGACATGCGCTCCGAGATGCTGACGGTCCTCACCGAAATGGGCGTCACCGTCGAAAAGCAGCACCATGAAGTGGCTGCCGCCCAGCACGAACTCGGCGTCAAGTTCGACACGCTGGTTCGCAGCGCCGACAAGGTGCAGATCTACAAATACGCCGTGCATCAGGTCGCCAATGCCTATGGCAAGACGGCAACCTTCATGCCGAAGCCGATCTTCGGCGACAACGGCTCGGGCATGCACGTCCACCTGTCGATCTGGAAGGACTCGAAGCCGACCTTCGCCGGCGACGAATATGCCGGCCTTTCCGAGAGCTGCCTCTACTTCATCGGCGGCATCATCAAGCATGCCAAGGCCATCAACGCCTTCACCAACCCGACGACGAACTCCTACAAGCGTCTCGTCCCGGGCTATGAAGCGCCGGTCCTGCTCGCCTATTCGGCCCGCAACCGTTCGGCTTCCTGCCGCATTCCGTTCGGCACGGGTCCGAAGTCCAAGCGCGTCGAAATCCGCTTCCCCGACCCGCTCGGCAACCCCTATCTCGGCTTCGCCGCCATGCTGATGGCCGGCCTCGACGGCATCAAGAACAAGATCCATCCCGGCAAGGCCATGGACAAGGACCTCTACGACCTGCCGCCGAAGGAACTGAAGAAGATCCCGACCGTCTGCGGCTCGCTGCGCGAGGCCCTCGAAAACCTCGACAAGGACCGCAAGTTCCTGACCGCCGGCGGCGTGTTCGACGACGACCAGATCGATTCCTACATCGAGCTGAAGATGGCGGAAGTCATGCGCTTCGAAATGACCCCGCACCCGGTCGAGTTCGACATGTACTACTCCGCCTGA
- a CDS encoding P-II family nitrogen regulator, translated as MKKIEAIIKPFKLDEVKEALQEVGLQGITVTEAKGFGRQKGHTELYRGAEYVVDFLPKVKVEVVLADENAEAVIEAIRNAAQTGRIGDGKIFVSNVEEVIRIRTGETGIDAI; from the coding sequence ATGAAAAAGATCGAAGCGATCATCAAGCCCTTCAAACTCGATGAGGTGAAGGAGGCCCTCCAGGAAGTCGGTCTCCAGGGCATCACCGTCACCGAGGCGAAGGGTTTTGGACGCCAGAAGGGCCATACGGAACTCTACCGTGGCGCCGAATATGTCGTCGACTTCCTGCCCAAGGTGAAGGTCGAGGTCGTCCTGGCGGATGAGAATGCGGAAGCCGTGATCGAGGCGATCCGCAACGCGGCCCAGACCGGCCGCATCGGCGACGGCAAGATCTTTGTCTCCAACGTCGAAGAAGTCATCCGCATCCGTACCGGCGAAACCGGCATCGACGCCATCTGA